In the Montipora capricornis isolate CH-2021 unplaced genomic scaffold, ASM3666992v2 scaffold_475, whole genome shotgun sequence genome, tttttccttttggtaATTTTTCTGTTAGGTCATTCAATTGACAAACCGTACCCATCCAAATATAGAGGTTGGGGTTAATGGATCAATAAAACACTCGTTCCAGTAGTCTGTGACAGATGCTTGGGACTatttattcaaaatggccgccacttGGAATAATTGAAGATGGCGGCGGACCAGGTCAAACCGGTTTTGgacaaatccaagatggcggctatGAACCTGGGGGTTAATGTGGTGCACGTCACGCAGTAGTAAGAGAGGTTCGAGAAGGAGCTGGTCAAACCGGTTTTGGACAAATCCAAGACGGCGGCATTGAGCTTTAGGGGTTATAATGGGTGTATACTCCATTGGAGAATGCCATGGATGATGCCTGCCGTCTAGGTGTATGTGGGATTTTTAGTCTGGTATGAATGTTTAATGAGGTTGTAGGAGAGATGTATGTTGTGTGCTTCTGTTACGATACCGCCCAACCATCCGGATAGTGTTGCCCTTATATAGGGAAGAAAAGAACAATGGAGAAGGCATTGACGTCAACGTCAAACGAGTTGAAACAAGTTTGAGGGTTGGTTAGGAAAACCAGACCAAACCAGTTTTGAAGACGATAAGTATTCAAAAGTGTCTCCGTAGCGAcactccgcgcgcgcggagtaccatagttaagaaaatatggatTTGCGCTCCGACGCCGTCGGGCCGACAAATCGCACCTTGTAAACCGGCCTAAAGGATTTGTATTGGAATCCCGATAACAAGCACTCAAAAggatatttacatgtataagtTCTTAATAAAataagccgtactttattgtccttggccagaaactcataagggttgaaacgagtaacgcgcgttcacagcttccgaatattcagtgcgaactgattggttgaatgtttcagtgctaccatatttggaaacccctcgctcttgttgttccaaatatggtacttagcaaattgaatattcagaagcttgtttcccagcacacatggggccgttacacgtttcaacccttatgggtttctgcctgggcccggttgttcgaaagccgattaacttaatacAGGATTAGcgcaaacttttgtttcatgtgttcaactttttggtgaaagtttcttttgcttatttttgtttttcttctaatgtaaagttttgccgaatatcagtgttgaaaatttgggagtagagaaatgaactccttggttaatttttaatctgggattagcgttaatcggcttttgaactaCCGGGCCCTAGTGATTTTCTCGCTTTCTGTGTCGTCATTTGCCTAATTGAAGCGACTTCTCagcttcccgggttgtcactcgtacataaataaagcaaaggctggaaagtaatttctagccttcctcacatctcgccgataaaatcacacttctcccgtatcagtcacgctcaaattccggcgatggccacacggataaatttacttcccattgaccaagtttcaaggagagtgtctaatcggcgtgtgtgggtgggtcgtgggtccctGACCCTAACCCCTTTTTAAATCAACgactggaaattctcgaaacagacgagacctaagacctaagacaaatttggaccgagcactgagggagctagtgtatatctttttttatcttgaaacaaacacgacccacgacccacctaCCCACGACCTACCTacccacgcgatttagcctcacccagtttcaaggtccagcaagtatccattgctgagaaacagcgatgaatattcaaatattcaaaatccttcgaggctcgcttgcAACGAATAcggacacggctggtcaaccgttcactgaTTTGCTCTCACTGTATTGAGGCTCAAGTGAACGGTTGAGCCAGGGCGGAAAGAGATGTGCAAGCGCCCTTGGTTGAGCAGCCCTGTCGAAATTCTGTTTTGAGCGATCCCCGGATCTCCGAGCCTGGGAAGCCTGTGACGTTATATGGTGTTCATGTTTGTGCAATAGAGTGCCCCATCCATGATGGCCACATGTGTTTTCGTCAACTCACAAACACATAATGAGTTGGCCAGAGGTAAAGCGAGCCGTAGAAGAACAAAGATATGAACTAGTTTTGACCGGTCCAGAAATAGCAGAGAGAATTGAAAAAGACGGCTTAGACCAAAACATTTTCGCGTTGAACTGCCTCAACTTTCTTCAAATCTCGAACACGAGGTTATCCTCTCTCCCAGAGGATTTAGGAAATTTGCTGCACCTTAAAACTTTGGACTTGCATAGAAATTCTTTACAGCAACTGCCCTCTTCAATTGGATTGTTGAGGGAACTTAAGATTCTTGATTTATCTGGAAACGAATTGAAAACTTTGCCTTCAACCTTGAGCGAAATCAGTTCACTTCAAACATTGAACTTGAACTGTAACAAGCTCACAGTCTTACCAGAGTTAAAGCGGCTAACAAATCTTGCAAGACTAGATGTTAGCCATAACCAGCTGGGTGACCTGCCTCAGAGTCTGTACGAATTGGAACATCTTGCAGAAGTACATGCCTCCAACAATAACATTACCACTTTAAGCTCGAATGTATCAAAACTAGCATCTTTGAAGGTGTTGACATTGAATGTGAACAGCATAGAGTCCATCCCTACAGAGCTCTCACTATGCCACAAATTGAAGAAACTTGACCTTCAAGACAATGCTATCAAGGACAGCAGGCTTGCTAAGTTAATCAAAGAGTGTCACACAAAAGCAATTCTTGATTATGTTGCTGTGGGAcacgaaaaaggaaaaagtggGGAAAAATCGAGAAAGAAGGGAAGAAACAGAAAGACCAGTGAGGGAGACACTGAAAAGCAGAAAGAGGGCATCTATATGCAATCGGGCACTATGATTAGAGTTTTGAAAAGCGAGAGGTTTCAAGTCGTTGTCAAAGCAAGTGTCCAAGAGATCAGACCATATATTGTTTGTACAGTTGTGAAAAATCTGGACCTCACTGACATGGCGACCTTCAAGAAGTTCATCAGTATTCAGGTATTTTCATGAATAGCACAAACCAATTTTAGAGACAGATTATTGGGTCTGTGATAACTTCTTTGTTATACTCAGATCAATTGTTCATTTTGGTGGtaataatgatgatggtgatgacgcTGATGCTATCGgtaacaaaaaaccaaaaaaccagaGTCTCTATAATTtccggcaggtacaaaatgcaggtcacaggtcacagggcacaggtcacaggtcattgttttacctataaagAAAGTTataatcctaaacattcataaatgctaaccttaggcctaaaaacttttctttaggcctaatgaggcctaaaattagcttttatgaattctttaggcctaattaggtgtaattaggcctaaggttagcttttatgaatgtttaggatactttctgtataggttaaataatgacctgtgacctgcgttttgtacctgccgctataatttcttggttttcaggtgatgtcttggaaattaagaaataaggaattatcagtCCTTTTGAGATTGACTTATCTTTCCCCACattttcagcttgatagtgTTTTTcatcttgtgataaagcaaggttgaatttctaagcttttgcgtggcACGATATTAGAATGGAGGCCAAGAATGCTGTCGTGAacgtaggttaaaaaagtgacttatgCCCTGAGATTTTTCAATTTGtacagtccttgtatgagaataagtacttgTGTAGacgtttatgagccctcagaagacgactacaggctttttatagcaaagcTTTATGACAAAATTATGTTTTCGTTAGCTTCCGGCcaccatatttgtgcccctcagagggacacaaacatggcttcTCCATACAAAGctttataaatttgagtaaaacatttctttgaatAACTCCCGCACAAAACATCGCAtagacctgaacctttgtgaGACTATTTGAAtgttcatcttcttttatctctttgattcttgactttatttgttgaatggttttgataaTTTTGAGACAGCCAGAACCAGCAATTGTCAATAAACTACATGGACTATCTAACAACGCTCGCTCGTATTCACCCCACACACTGTTCACAAAGGGTATGGCAAGGAGTTCCCAGTGATGTGGTCTCAACTGATGTTCACCTGTCCACCATAGTTGGCAACTGGTGACCAAGTCAAAAGCTTAagctactttggtcactgtgCATGTTTTGCGTAATTTTCATCACTTGTGTAATTTAGCTTGCTGTTTTATCTCTTTACTCTTGTAAGGTACTttcagtgctcgaaattaaaaaaaaaatgcttggttGCCTGTAAGGAAACTCATAATTATGAAATGCTGCACACCATTTTGAGATGCAATCACATAGGGGTGTGCCtgtgtttttttgtggaagtaTGAGTTTAAGTTTTCGCATTATTTTTCAATCTCCGTCGTCTACATGTCGTCTCTTGCATTTTCCTATCCAGCAATTTTTTGTCAAAGCCACAGTTATTCAAAACATGGGAAAATGCTCAGCTGTTGGAAATTAGCAACTGTTATTGTTTACTTCAAACTACTATCTGACATTGGTAATGGAAAATGGACAAGTGAGTCTGGTGCTGCTTGTTTACAATGCCgtaattcattttctatttttggctgggcTGTCTGTTGTTTTTCCTTGGGCAACCAGGCTTTTCATTTCACCAAAAACTGGTTGCTTGGTAAACTCTCTGGTTGTCTGGGAGGACCAGACGACTGCTAATTTTGAGCACTGTACTTTAATTAATGTAGAAATAGTTATAAATAGTGCAAAAGaataaaactaaactaaactgtAGTGGTTATTCTACCAGTAAGGCAAAGTAACAGAAAATGACATTAACCA is a window encoding:
- the LOC138036252 gene encoding leucine-rich repeat-containing protein 47-like, producing MSWPEVKRAVEEQRYELVLTGPEIAERIEKDGLDQNIFALNCLNFLQISNTRLSSLPEDLGNLLHLKTLDLHRNSLQQLPSSIGLLRELKILDLSGNELKTLPSTLSEISSLQTLNLNCNKLTVLPELKRLTNLARLDVSHNQLGDLPQSLYELEHLAEVHASNNNITTLSSNVSKLASLKVLTLNVNSIESIPTELSLCHKLKKLDLQDNAIKDSRLAKLIKECHTKAILDYVAVGHEKGKSGEKSRKKGRNRKTSEGDTEKQKEGIYMQSGTMIRVLKSERFQVVVKASVQEIRPYIVCTVVKNLDLTDMATFKKFISIQTKLHDSVCDHRTLATIATHDISSLTFPLEYEGVTPSNVHLIPLGRHKEVTAEQLIADLRTEALKQKQRQKRSPFKTGLYKYLSLVQDTPLYSVVRDRNKTVISFPPVTNSENSKIKAGKLDVLLEVTSAVDLGTCKSVMEHLINSMVESGFHSSQETCATASAHDDSAGGTKELIIEQARVVNSEGQLKVVYPSRVDLQFEAVKVLYEEKA